A portion of the Williamwhitmania sp. genome contains these proteins:
- a CDS encoding LytTR family DNA-binding domain-containing protein, with translation MDVEFLTSDRPAVREESWMEMLSYKSLDTIYFFESDEEDTFIVLADGSRRRISVRLDQLERLLPTGSFLRCGWGFIVNLNRIKEFWSVDKSIVVMDNGEVIPVPKTYRYPLRERMARRLIA, from the coding sequence ATGGACGTAGAGTTCCTAACATCCGATCGACCAGCTGTGCGGGAAGAGAGCTGGATGGAGATGCTTAGCTACAAGAGCCTTGACACAATCTATTTTTTTGAATCCGATGAAGAGGATACCTTCATAGTGCTTGCCGATGGAAGCAGGCGAAGGATAAGTGTAAGGCTTGATCAACTTGAGCGGCTTCTTCCTACAGGCTCATTTCTACGCTGCGGGTGGGGTTTCATAGTTAACTTAAACAGAATAAAGGAATTCTGGTCGGTTGATAAATCCATTGTGGTGATGGACAACGGTGAGGTTATTCCCGTACCAAAAACCTATCGTTATCCCCTGCGCGAGCGAATGGCCCGACGCCTTATTGCCTGA
- a CDS encoding TIGR04149 family rSAM-modified RiPP → MKKIKLNKLAKQSLKTKEMNAVKGGTSPAVDLTDCLCYFMGGNDGAQMYSNAGSKVVHPQP, encoded by the coding sequence ATGAAAAAGATTAAGTTAAACAAGTTGGCAAAACAGAGTTTGAAAACAAAGGAAATGAATGCAGTAAAGGGCGGAACATCTCCTGCTGTAGATCTTACAGATTGTTTGTGCTATTTTATGGGAGGTAATGATGGTGCTCAAATGTATAGTAATGCAGGGTCAAAGGTTGTGCATCCTCAGCCATAA
- a CDS encoding radical SAM peptide maturase: MEARRQKIDISSHIYYDLTRGSYRKKRGSTRDFIELQPTAVKDALVNTPQITFEITDACNLECRYCGYGAYYNFYDKRESKMLELGKAIRFLNFMMELWNSELNNSFGQKVYIGFYGGEPLLNMSFIEGVVDYIGQNKCSNRDFVFSMTTNAMLLDRYVDYLQAHDFHLLISLDGGELNNSYRVNKKGQGVFERVVKNVEILRSKYPAYFNDRVNFNSVLHNRNSVAEIYNYFRDNYGKLPSIGELNNVGIRPDIVEEFNKAYRNAYESLHQSENYEVIEKEMFLRLGSSQSRAFFLQQNSGYSYNNYLDLLFEKKKAGRIPTGTCLPFSNKVFITVNGKILPCERVGHRFALGYISEDEVTIDYEAIAIRYNGYYAKLKQQCSTCYNVDGCVQCIFNLADIESQPICFGHMDNKSFSEYATHHIDYLRTNPEEYYKILEELIID; the protein is encoded by the coding sequence ATGGAAGCGAGGAGACAAAAAATTGATATTTCTAGCCATATCTATTACGATTTAACTAGAGGCAGTTACCGGAAAAAAAGAGGCAGCACACGAGATTTTATTGAACTTCAGCCTACTGCAGTAAAGGATGCATTGGTAAATACACCCCAGATAACATTCGAGATTACAGATGCATGTAATTTGGAGTGTAGGTATTGTGGCTATGGTGCTTACTACAACTTTTACGATAAGCGAGAATCAAAAATGCTTGAGTTGGGGAAAGCCATCCGATTTTTGAACTTCATGATGGAGTTATGGAATAGTGAACTTAACAATTCATTTGGTCAGAAGGTTTACATAGGTTTCTATGGAGGAGAACCTTTGTTAAATATGTCATTCATTGAGGGGGTTGTTGATTATATTGGGCAGAATAAATGCTCAAATAGGGATTTTGTATTTTCAATGACGACCAATGCGATGCTTCTAGATCGGTATGTAGACTATTTGCAGGCACATGATTTCCACCTTTTAATCAGCTTAGATGGAGGAGAGTTGAACAATTCATATAGGGTAAACAAGAAGGGGCAAGGAGTATTTGAAAGAGTGGTAAAGAATGTTGAAATTTTACGATCAAAATATCCAGCATACTTTAACGATCGAGTGAATTTTAATTCTGTGCTGCATAACCGGAACTCTGTAGCTGAAATTTACAATTATTTTAGAGATAATTACGGAAAGTTGCCAAGCATTGGGGAGTTAAATAATGTTGGAATCAGACCTGATATAGTAGAGGAATTCAATAAGGCTTACCGTAATGCATATGAAAGTCTTCACCAGTCAGAAAACTATGAGGTGATTGAGAAGGAGATGTTCTTAAGGTTGGGAAGCTCTCAATCACGCGCTTTCTTTTTACAGCAGAATAGTGGATATTCTTATAACAATTATTTGGATTTACTCTTTGAGAAAAAAAAGGCAGGGAGGATTCCAACGGGTACTTGTCTCCCTTTTAGCAATAAAGTATTTATTACTGTGAATGGAAAAATCTTGCCCTGCGAGCGCGTTGGGCATCGTTTTGCGTTGGGGTATATTTCTGAGGATGAGGTTACTATTGATTATGAGGCGATTGCTATTAGGTATAATGGGTATTATGCAAAGTTGAAACAACAATGCAGCACTTGTTATAATGTTGATGGATGTGTGCAGTGCATTTTTAACCTAGCAGATATCGAGTCTCAGCCAATCTGTTTTGGCCATATGGATAATAAAAGTTTTTCAGAATATGCAACTCATCATATTGATTATTTGCGCACTAACCCGGAGGAGTATTATAAAATATTGGAAGAACTAATAATTGATTAG
- a CDS encoding TIGR04150 pseudo-rSAM protein: protein MKDKMVKLIKDSYWIFLEPTTYCRRDERGWLLYNTCNGKYYVSESKEVTGVISEICDRGSLGVSLIQSDVVNHSLELSAFVDEIEEKKLGGILCVEDVPKKPVRFMPVLNLQRDIDKLKLIDTKSKGREIGKFLLELNIYINNSCNHTCSLCEDYHKQYLSCTAVTNKPEVNIATDMLELTLNQVSNGNLSALNIIGGDLSLHPNVEKIVELLQPFKHIVRIWSNYKNFSSYSVFDGFAYTITVNFPVVESFLRSTIQKQDAADVQFLFHVTSEDDYKKTLDIVNDYPDLNYSVLPVYDGMNMDFFQRSVFVSSNDILEETISLREIFAHQKLNTNFFGSLTVLPNGDVKANINREVLGNVRDKRIVELIHEELLENTAWRRTRDDEPCNQCRFQFLCPSPSNLELVIGRANLCQVVS from the coding sequence ATGAAAGATAAAATGGTGAAACTTATTAAGGATTCTTACTGGATTTTTCTAGAACCGACCACGTATTGTAGAAGAGACGAGAGAGGTTGGCTTCTATATAACACGTGTAATGGAAAGTATTACGTTAGTGAATCAAAAGAGGTAACTGGTGTTATTTCTGAAATTTGTGATAGAGGGAGTTTGGGAGTATCCTTAATACAAAGTGATGTTGTGAATCACAGTTTAGAACTCTCTGCGTTTGTTGATGAAATTGAAGAAAAAAAACTTGGCGGGATTCTATGTGTTGAGGATGTGCCAAAAAAGCCAGTTCGGTTTATGCCTGTATTAAACTTGCAGCGCGATATTGATAAACTTAAGTTAATCGATACAAAATCAAAGGGTAGAGAGATAGGAAAATTCTTGTTGGAGTTAAATATATACATAAACAATTCATGCAACCATACCTGCAGCCTATGTGAGGATTATCATAAGCAATATTTAAGTTGCACTGCGGTGACAAATAAACCTGAAGTCAACATTGCTACAGACATGTTGGAACTGACTCTAAATCAAGTTTCAAATGGTAATCTTTCTGCACTCAATATTATAGGAGGGGATTTGTCTTTGCATCCCAATGTAGAGAAAATTGTAGAGCTCTTACAGCCTTTTAAACATATTGTAAGAATCTGGTCAAACTATAAAAATTTCAGCAGCTATTCTGTTTTTGATGGGTTTGCGTATACAATTACCGTTAATTTTCCTGTTGTGGAGTCTTTTCTCCGCTCTACCATTCAAAAGCAAGATGCTGCAGATGTCCAATTTTTATTTCACGTTACGTCAGAAGATGATTATAAAAAAACACTAGATATAGTTAATGATTATCCGGATTTGAACTATTCTGTCTTGCCAGTATATGATGGTATGAATATGGATTTTTTTCAAAGGAGTGTTTTTGTCAGCAGCAATGATATTTTGGAAGAAACTATTTCTCTAAGAGAAATATTTGCTCATCAGAAATTGAATACAAATTTCTTTGGTTCATTGACGGTGCTTCCTAATGGTGATGTCAAAGCTAATATTAATCGAGAAGTGTTAGGAAATGTTCGGGACAAACGTATTGTAGAGTTGATTCATGAAGAGTTGTTAGAGAATACTGCTTGGAGAAGAACTCGTGATGATGAGCCGTGCAATCAGTGTCGTTTTCAATTCTTGTGTCCTTCACCGTCAAATCTAGAGCTGGTAATAGGAAGAGCCAATCTATGTCAAGTGGTAAGTTGA
- a CDS encoding peptidase domain-containing ABC transporter, with product MSFPHYNQPDAMDCGPTCLRMVARYHGKHYNIQTLRERSHISRLGVSMLGISRAAESIGFRTLGVKIPFEKLRDDAPLPAIVHWNQNHFVVVYKISGRKGKERIHVADPAGGLVTFNREEFTRCWASTGSNEEPQGTALLLEPTPEFYSTDDEKPNRKSFGYLFRYLKPYHKLLLQLLLGLILGSLLQLIFPFLTQSIVDYGIGNRNISFIYLVLIAQLVLTLSRVSVEFIRGWILLHLGTRISVSLISDFLAKLMRLPMGYFDTKMTGDLMQRIGDNNRIQTFLTGTSLTVLFSLVNLVIFGAVLLFYNVTIFSVFLIGSTIYTLWVWLFLKRREELDYRRFAQMAANQSSVIQLIQGMQEIKLNGCEQQKRWEWERIQARLFRVSIKGLSLSQYQQSGGVLINEIKNILITVVAAKSVVDGQMTLGMMLAVQYIIGQLNSPIEQIISFFNQTQDAKISLDRLGEIHLRKNEEDAEESRIDDIPTNKGIAVNNLSFRYEGPDSELVLDKINLLIPAGKQTAIVGTSGSGKTTLVKLLLGFYPPTEGEILLGENRMEAFSLSEWRSRCGVVMQDGFIFSDSIAGNIAPGAESIDKVRLLQAAQVANISDFIDSLPLGYNTKIGQEGHGLSQGQRQRILIARAVYKNPQLVFFDEATNALDANNEKTIMENMQEFFQGRTVVVVAHRLSTVRNADQIVVIERGKIVEVGTHSELTANKMAYYTLVKNQLEL from the coding sequence ATGTCCTTCCCCCACTATAACCAACCCGATGCCATGGACTGCGGACCCACCTGCCTTCGCATGGTGGCCCGATACCACGGAAAGCACTACAACATTCAAACCCTGCGCGAGCGGAGCCATATTTCTAGGCTTGGTGTTAGCATGCTTGGCATTTCAAGGGCGGCAGAGAGCATCGGTTTTCGTACGCTGGGGGTAAAGATTCCATTTGAAAAGCTACGCGATGATGCTCCTCTTCCCGCAATTGTCCACTGGAACCAAAACCACTTTGTGGTGGTGTATAAAATTTCGGGGCGAAAGGGAAAGGAGCGTATTCATGTTGCCGATCCTGCTGGTGGGTTGGTTACCTTTAACCGAGAGGAGTTTACCCGCTGCTGGGCCTCCACCGGAAGCAACGAGGAGCCGCAGGGCACCGCGCTGCTGCTGGAGCCAACGCCCGAGTTTTACTCCACCGATGATGAAAAACCCAACCGGAAGAGCTTTGGTTATTTGTTTCGATACCTGAAGCCTTACCACAAGCTGCTGCTGCAACTATTGCTTGGCTTAATACTTGGCAGCTTGCTGCAGCTCATCTTTCCTTTTTTGACCCAGAGCATTGTAGACTACGGTATTGGAAACCGTAATATATCCTTTATCTATTTGGTGCTAATAGCTCAGCTGGTGTTAACCCTTAGCCGTGTTTCGGTGGAGTTTATTCGTGGGTGGATTCTGCTGCATCTTGGCACACGCATCAGCGTTTCACTTATCTCCGACTTTTTGGCCAAGCTCATGCGGCTACCCATGGGCTACTTCGATACCAAAATGACGGGCGACCTTATGCAGCGCATTGGAGATAATAATCGCATCCAAACGTTCCTTACCGGCACCTCGCTTACGGTGCTGTTTTCGCTGGTTAACCTTGTGATATTTGGTGCCGTGTTACTATTCTACAACGTTACTATCTTCTCCGTTTTTCTGATAGGGAGCACCATTTATACCTTATGGGTGTGGCTTTTCCTTAAGAGGAGAGAGGAGTTGGACTATAGGCGATTCGCCCAAATGGCTGCAAACCAGAGCAGCGTAATCCAGCTCATCCAAGGAATGCAGGAGATTAAACTCAACGGCTGCGAGCAGCAGAAACGATGGGAGTGGGAGCGTATTCAGGCAAGGCTTTTTAGGGTAAGCATAAAGGGGTTATCGCTGAGCCAATACCAGCAGAGTGGTGGCGTGCTCATCAACGAAATAAAGAATATTCTCATCACGGTGGTTGCCGCCAAAAGCGTGGTCGATGGCCAAATGACGCTCGGTATGATGCTGGCGGTGCAGTATATAATTGGTCAGCTCAATAGCCCCATCGAGCAGATCATTAGCTTCTTCAACCAAACACAGGATGCCAAAATCAGCCTCGACCGGTTGGGGGAGATTCATCTCCGGAAAAACGAGGAGGATGCAGAGGAGTCGAGGATAGACGATATTCCAACAAATAAGGGGATTGCGGTTAATAATCTTTCGTTTAGGTATGAGGGTCCCGATTCGGAGCTGGTACTCGATAAAATAAACCTGCTTATTCCGGCGGGAAAGCAAACGGCCATCGTGGGTACCTCTGGGAGTGGCAAAACCACGTTGGTAAAGTTGCTACTCGGTTTTTATCCACCTACCGAGGGGGAAATTCTGCTGGGAGAAAACAGGATGGAGGCATTCAGCCTTTCGGAATGGCGAAGCCGTTGTGGCGTGGTTATGCAGGATGGATTTATCTTTTCCGATAGCATCGCCGGAAACATTGCACCTGGAGCCGAATCCATCGATAAGGTGCGCCTGCTTCAGGCAGCACAGGTAGCCAATATTTCAGACTTTATCGACTCGTTGCCACTGGGATATAACACAAAAATTGGGCAGGAGGGACACGGTCTTAGCCAGGGACAGCGGCAGCGGATCCTGATTGCCCGTGCGGTTTACAAAAATCCGCAGCTGGTATTCTTCGACGAGGCTACCAACGCGCTCGATGCCAACAACGAAAAGACCATCATGGAAAATATGCAGGAATTTTTTCAGGGACGAACCGTGGTGGTTGTGGCGCACCGCCTTAGCACAGTGCGTAATGCCGATCAGATTGTGGTGATTGAGCGGGGAAAAATTGTTGAGGTTGGAACCCATAGCGAGCTGACGGCCAATAAGATGGCTTACTATACGCTGGTGAAGAATCAGCTGGAGTTGTGA
- a CDS encoding HlyD family efflux transporter periplasmic adaptor subunit: protein MPKNIDLRSDEINELLGTPPRWIIRGGIGVIFTIILLLFVGSIFFRYPEVINAPVVITTENPPAMVSARATGRLSLLKVADGANVNRGDTLAIVQNPAAVSSIRRLKDILQTMSSFFENYDAPLLPSFSEPLQLGEVQTSYAALVRAADDYRIFVEQGFYPKKMEALGRERKEYGLYYKRLNAQLNIMKMDMRIASKQFRRDSTLFSMKNISASDYEKAEQLLLSKKYSLEQSRVSLSDASITMAKLDQDLVELGMAFSEKETKLKGELKLTYEQLKASVSQWEEQYLLCATVSGRVSFLKVWSENQEVKVGETVFAIVPKIQGKLIARISLPSAGAGKVKVGQQVNIRVDGFPYMEFGMLMGTVSRVSVAPSEGEYSLVVSLPHGLTTSYGKKLELRGELAGSAEITTEDLSLLQRLLYPLKHLFTSRVAGAEK, encoded by the coding sequence ATGCCCAAAAATATTGATTTGCGTTCCGATGAGATAAACGAGCTGCTTGGCACTCCTCCTCGCTGGATTATTCGGGGAGGGATAGGTGTTATTTTTACAATTATTCTGTTGCTGTTTGTTGGGAGCATATTTTTTCGCTACCCGGAGGTGATTAATGCTCCGGTGGTGATTACTACCGAAAACCCACCTGCAATGGTTTCGGCAAGGGCCACCGGCCGCCTCTCGCTACTCAAGGTTGCCGATGGCGCTAATGTAAATAGGGGTGACACCCTAGCAATAGTTCAAAATCCGGCTGCTGTATCCAGCATTCGGAGGCTGAAAGATATTCTGCAGACGATGTCCTCTTTCTTTGAAAATTACGATGCCCCGCTACTTCCAAGTTTTTCAGAGCCACTACAGCTGGGTGAGGTACAGACCAGCTATGCTGCGCTGGTTCGCGCTGCCGACGACTATCGAATTTTTGTGGAGCAGGGGTTTTACCCAAAAAAGATGGAGGCTCTTGGGCGAGAGCGCAAGGAGTATGGACTATACTACAAAAGGCTCAATGCCCAGCTAAATATTATGAAGATGGATATGCGCATTGCCTCAAAACAGTTTAGGCGCGATTCCACGCTCTTTTCAATGAAGAATATCTCAGCCTCGGATTACGAAAAGGCTGAGCAACTGTTGCTTTCCAAAAAGTATAGCTTGGAGCAAAGTAGGGTGTCGCTCTCCGATGCCTCTATCACCATGGCAAAGCTCGATCAGGATTTGGTTGAGTTGGGTATGGCATTTTCGGAGAAGGAGACCAAGTTGAAGGGGGAGTTGAAGTTGACTTACGAGCAGCTAAAAGCTTCGGTGTCGCAGTGGGAGGAGCAATACCTGCTTTGTGCCACAGTGTCGGGAAGAGTAAGTTTTTTGAAAGTTTGGAGCGAGAACCAGGAGGTTAAGGTGGGTGAGACGGTTTTTGCCATTGTTCCAAAAATTCAGGGGAAGCTAATTGCTCGCATTTCCTTGCCTTCGGCGGGTGCAGGCAAGGTGAAGGTTGGCCAACAGGTAAACATTAGAGTTGACGGTTTTCCCTACATGGAGTTTGGTATGCTCATGGGAACCGTTTCAAGGGTTTCGGTGGCACCCAGTGAAGGAGAGTATTCGCTAGTGGTATCATTGCCACACGGATTGACCACCTCCTATGGGAAAAAGTTGGAGCTAAGGGGTGAGCTGGCGGGCAGTGCCGAAATAACCACCGAAGACCTTAGCTTGCTTCAGCGATTGCTCTATCCGTTAAAGCACCTATTTACTAGCAGGGTTGCTGGAGCCGAAAAGTAA
- a CDS encoding CHAT domain-containing tetratricopeptide repeat protein, translating to MKCNSLRLILLLVILVIIGLATILPTQAFATKHFSNSPDSLSTVYNNQGVDYAMAGDYEKAGELFLKSLHMLQKKVNADSVNLGIGFFNLANLKMLLGYSDSALVYYQMAANYYGNLPKNRSNLSAVYIGMGSCYYSLNEYREATSFIRQGIALLRETAPLDYHRLVLANYKLCNVLTKMGQYDEAIKINSANLKIARFYAPSMRSIISNGLGVTSSHLKSFKQTLYFYKQAEQFATEKVVGDNDELASIYNNIGVLYKENADWINAEKYLQKALECYKAGGSSNPIPTVQVLVNLASVKDKLGFPADAVRLYNLASGLNKKPSSISDTRVSKVSMFFSPALAASIYEGLGDTYLELNSGKFSNENTRAALASYEHAIRIVEEIRLGFFGEEDKLSVSADFNEVFNKAVAAAYQLGAGNHNLELGFRLASKGKAAVLSESLNRLNSLSVSGVPAKLQKDERQLRQRIGLLTEIVYEEQKKAKPAAQYLKTVENSLFEAQQSYRSLLQSIKVNYPSYFSLKFDTTAVSISQVQERLNYHQVYVEYVLQDSSIYTFTLTKSNAAWNFQKLDKTFFSNLKTFQRQLVPSDFGKLTRLDLDSLAAAGYDLYQKLLQPSGKLIEGKELIIVPHNELNSVPFDALIVEKVLHPNGYYDLPYLITRNSVLYAMSSKVFVTGDNPSASFFPSSLSVAPTYTGASTTRMSTRAAYRNNLAELYGAEDEVREVSHIFNGDVLAGKDATERKFKEISSRYDILHLAMHTYVDSENPLFSKLIFFNSPDTSEDGYLNAYEVYNMRLKARLAILSACRSGDGNLVRGEGLMSIARGFRYAGCPSLVVTQWRVDDYSGGEIVKDFALNLKSGYSKSEALRDAQLSFLASADPLRSHPYFWAGYQVVGVDAPLFIPFGFLVIPLLVLIMALAQLLVSWRSRGNYSFR from the coding sequence ATGAAGTGCAATTCGTTGCGATTGATCTTGTTGTTGGTAATCCTTGTAATCATTGGACTTGCTACGATATTACCGACTCAGGCTTTTGCCACAAAACATTTTTCCAATTCCCCCGACAGCTTGTCTACAGTATATAATAACCAGGGAGTTGACTATGCTATGGCCGGCGATTATGAAAAAGCTGGTGAGCTCTTTCTTAAATCGCTCCATATGCTACAGAAGAAAGTTAATGCAGATAGTGTAAACCTGGGCATTGGTTTTTTTAATCTCGCCAACCTCAAAATGCTACTTGGTTACTCCGATTCGGCATTAGTTTACTACCAAATGGCGGCTAACTATTATGGAAATCTTCCAAAGAATCGGTCAAACCTTTCTGCGGTTTATATTGGAATGGGGAGCTGCTACTACTCACTAAATGAGTACCGTGAGGCGACCTCGTTTATTAGGCAAGGCATTGCGCTCCTTCGAGAGACGGCTCCGCTTGACTATCATCGGTTGGTGTTGGCAAACTATAAGCTGTGTAACGTACTAACTAAAATGGGGCAGTATGATGAGGCAATAAAGATTAATTCAGCGAATTTGAAAATTGCGAGATTTTATGCTCCATCCATGCGATCAATTATTTCTAACGGTCTTGGCGTTACTTCTTCCCATTTAAAGAGTTTTAAACAAACACTTTACTTCTATAAACAGGCTGAGCAATTTGCGACTGAAAAAGTTGTGGGTGATAATGATGAGTTAGCTAGTATTTATAATAACATTGGTGTTTTATATAAGGAAAATGCCGATTGGATTAATGCTGAGAAGTATCTTCAGAAGGCATTGGAATGCTATAAGGCAGGAGGCAGCAGTAACCCTATTCCAACGGTCCAGGTCCTTGTTAACCTTGCTAGTGTAAAGGATAAACTGGGGTTTCCTGCCGATGCAGTTCGGCTCTATAATTTGGCTAGTGGGTTAAATAAAAAGCCATCCTCCATATCCGATACAAGGGTTAGTAAGGTCAGCATGTTTTTTTCTCCTGCTTTGGCTGCCTCTATTTACGAAGGATTGGGTGACACCTATCTTGAATTGAATAGCGGAAAATTTTCTAATGAGAATACTCGCGCTGCGCTGGCCTCCTATGAGCATGCCATTCGAATAGTGGAGGAGATTCGCCTAGGCTTTTTTGGGGAGGAGGACAAGCTGTCGGTTTCAGCCGACTTTAATGAGGTTTTCAACAAGGCAGTGGCTGCTGCATATCAGCTGGGTGCTGGCAATCATAACCTGGAGCTGGGCTTTCGGCTCGCCTCAAAGGGAAAGGCTGCCGTTTTGTCCGAGTCGTTAAACCGATTAAACAGCCTTTCGGTTTCAGGAGTGCCGGCCAAGCTGCAGAAGGATGAGCGTCAGCTGCGCCAGAGGATAGGCCTTCTTACTGAAATTGTTTATGAGGAGCAGAAAAAGGCAAAACCTGCGGCACAGTATCTCAAAACTGTGGAGAACTCGCTGTTTGAAGCACAGCAGTCGTACCGTTCCTTACTACAGTCAATTAAGGTTAACTATCCAAGTTACTTCTCATTGAAGTTTGATACCACTGCTGTTTCAATTAGCCAAGTACAGGAAAGACTCAACTACCACCAGGTGTATGTGGAATATGTTCTTCAGGACTCTTCTATCTATACCTTTACACTTACCAAGAGTAATGCGGCTTGGAATTTTCAAAAGTTGGATAAAACATTTTTTAGCAACTTAAAGACGTTTCAGCGACAGCTGGTGCCTAGTGACTTTGGCAAGTTGACAAGATTGGACTTAGATTCACTTGCGGCTGCAGGATATGATCTTTACCAAAAATTGCTGCAACCATCTGGTAAGCTAATTGAGGGTAAGGAGTTGATAATAGTTCCGCATAATGAGCTAAATTCAGTTCCGTTTGATGCGCTAATAGTTGAAAAGGTTCTGCACCCCAACGGTTACTACGATCTGCCATATTTAATTACCCGGAATTCAGTTCTGTATGCGATGTCATCTAAGGTTTTTGTTACTGGAGATAACCCATCTGCATCTTTCTTTCCATCTTCCTTGTCGGTAGCCCCCACCTACACTGGCGCCTCTACCACTCGCATGAGCACAAGGGCTGCCTATCGCAATAATCTTGCTGAGCTATATGGGGCAGAAGACGAGGTTAGGGAGGTTAGCCACATTTTTAATGGCGATGTGCTGGCAGGGAAGGATGCCACTGAAAGAAAGTTTAAGGAGATATCAAGCCGATACGATATTCTGCACCTGGCCATGCATACATACGTTGATTCCGAAAATCCTCTATTTTCGAAGCTCATTTTCTTCAACTCGCCCGATACTTCTGAGGATGGATATTTAAATGCCTATGAGGTGTACAATATGCGCTTAAAGGCAAGGTTGGCGATTTTAAGTGCATGCCGAAGTGGTGATGGAAATTTGGTGCGTGGAGAGGGACTAATGAGTATTGCCCGAGGATTTCGTTATGCAGGCTGTCCTTCGCTTGTGGTAACTCAATGGCGGGTTGATGACTATTCTGGTGGAGAGATTGTGAAAGATTTTGCGTTAAATTTAAAGAGTGGTTATTCTAAAAGTGAGGCGTTGCGTGATGCACAACTTTCGTTTTTGGCCTCTGCCGATCCACTTCGCTCGCACCCTTACTTTTGGGCCGGATACCAGGTTGTTGGCGTAGATGCCCCGCTTTTTATACCGTTTGGCTTTCTTGTGATTCCACTTCTTGTCCTAATTATGGCGCTAGCTCAGCTGCTTGTTTCGTGGCGCAGTCGGGGGAACTACTCCTTCAGATAA
- a CDS encoding tetratricopeptide repeat protein: METNRFNRIDDYLLEKLTNKEAQEFEKEMAADEELQQQVQLCRELKDAILEKDIVNLRKQLSEASKEGKRAARGGLSNLVKVAAILVVMAISTFFLWKVYDTPTSLFDKYYARYEMPTTSSRGNEPMMQNIQAKIVDFYRHGKLDKAIPDLQNYVKTRPEDQVGRLMLVSAYLENNQAANAEALLKSTVERYSDGLYTETDEWYLCLAYINQAKYNEAFILANKIKINGGKYASKAKEINDYLTDYLKE, translated from the coding sequence ATGGAAACGAACCGTTTTAACAGAATTGACGACTATCTTCTGGAAAAGTTAACAAACAAAGAGGCACAGGAGTTTGAGAAAGAGATGGCCGCCGACGAAGAGCTCCAGCAGCAGGTACAACTCTGCAGGGAACTTAAGGATGCAATCCTCGAGAAAGACATTGTAAATCTCCGCAAGCAACTTTCTGAAGCAAGCAAAGAGGGTAAACGGGCAGCACGGGGCGGACTCTCAAACCTAGTTAAGGTTGCAGCCATCCTAGTTGTGATGGCAATATCTACCTTCTTTTTATGGAAGGTATACGACACCCCCACTAGCTTGTTCGATAAATACTACGCGCGCTACGAGATGCCAACCACGAGCAGTAGGGGAAATGAACCGATGATGCAGAATATTCAGGCCAAAATAGTGGATTTTTATCGCCATGGTAAGTTGGACAAGGCCATTCCAGACCTGCAGAATTATGTGAAAACTCGTCCTGAAGATCAAGTTGGGAGGCTAATGCTTGTTTCGGCATACCTGGAAAACAACCAGGCCGCCAATGCCGAAGCACTGCTAAAATCGACGGTTGAGCGCTACTCCGATGGGCTTTATACCGAAACCGATGAATGGTATCTTTGCCTTGCCTATATAAACCAAGCTAAGTATAACGAAGCATTTATTCTTGCCAATAAGATAAAAATTAATGGTGGCAAGTATGCCAGCAAAGCCAAGGAGATTAACGATTACCTCACCGATTATCTGAAGGAGTAG
- a CDS encoding sigma-70 family RNA polymerase sigma factor, protein MAEFTNIDLFNGILGQNKEALKYLYAKFYPNVAKMINHQGGQEDDANDIFQEAIIIFYRKAKKGQLDSNYAVLPYLMSTCRLIWLKTLQNRQKDKEALPMIEAAEEESPLYMEYLESKRKELFYEHFKKLSEECQKTLTAFFNGTSFSQMADELGLSSEEFARRKKYLCKEYLVKSIKSDPKYNTISNQDGNEPF, encoded by the coding sequence TTGGCCGAATTCACAAATATTGATCTCTTTAACGGCATTCTTGGTCAAAACAAGGAGGCATTAAAATATCTCTATGCCAAATTCTATCCCAATGTTGCCAAAATGATTAATCACCAAGGAGGACAAGAGGACGATGCAAACGATATTTTCCAGGAAGCCATAATAATTTTCTACCGTAAAGCAAAGAAGGGTCAACTCGACTCCAACTACGCTGTGTTACCATATTTAATGTCAACCTGTCGATTAATTTGGCTAAAGACACTTCAGAATAGACAAAAGGATAAAGAGGCACTACCAATGATTGAAGCGGCTGAAGAAGAAAGCCCGCTATACATGGAATACCTTGAGAGTAAGCGAAAAGAACTTTTTTACGAGCACTTTAAAAAATTATCGGAGGAGTGCCAGAAGACCCTCACTGCATTCTTTAATGGCACTAGCTTTTCGCAAATGGCCGATGAGCTGGGACTATCGTCCGAAGAGTTTGCTCGTCGCAAGAAGTATCTCTGTAAGGAATATCTCGTAAAAAGTATAAAGAGTGATCCCAAATACAATACTATATCCAACCAAGATGGAAACGAACCGTTTTAA